One Archocentrus centrarchus isolate MPI-CPG fArcCen1 chromosome 14, fArcCen1, whole genome shotgun sequence DNA window includes the following coding sequences:
- the LOC115792631 gene encoding transmembrane and immunoglobulin domain-containing protein 1-like — protein sequence MILRAALFHLFLFCASQILAINITSDPGNDSEGVIHVGLEGPVSLVCALDTQPEEELVWLRNDAVVRLEDGNKKGRSAVCVTPIHEDNGAMFTCYQKGNSTVRASVTLNVTFAPNISGSEEVTVEEEGVLVLECDIRANPLLSSVTWTLNGSLVDLRAGGFSVINNGLTSQLKASKVEKSLHEGMYQCTVVSPMYGVRNKLFQVTTTGKTLKFPLGPIIAGVVVVALTALFAVVSRWKKITKCCK from the exons ATGATCCTCAGAGCTGCTCTTTTCCACTTGTTCCTCTTCTGTGCAAGCCAGATTTTAG CCATTAATATCACATCTGATCCAGGAAATGACAGTGAGGGTGTTATACACGTAGGCCTTGAAGGGCCTGTGTCTCTGGTCTGTGCACTTGATACTCAGCCTGAAGAAGAGCTGGTCTGGCTCAGGAATGATGCCGTGGTTCGTCTGGAGGATGGAAACAAGAAGGGtcgcagcgctgtgtgtgttaCACCCATCCATGAAGATAATGGTGCCATGTTCACTTGTTACCAAAAAGGAAATTCCACAGTTAGGGCCTCTGTCACGCTGAATGTCACAT TTGCCCCAAATATATCTGGATCAGAGGAGGTTACAGTTGAAGAGGAGGGTGTCCTTGTCTTGGAGTGTGACATCAGGGCCAATCCACTTCTCTCCTCTGTGACGTGGACACTAAATGGAAGCCTGGTGGATCTGCGGGCAGGTGGCTTCTCTGTGATCAATAACGGCTTGACGAGCCAGCTGAAAGCCAGCAAAGTGGAGAAAAGCTTGCATGAAGGCATGTATCAGTGCACAGTGGTCAGTCCCATGTATGGAGTACGCAACAAGCTTTTCCAGGTCACAACAACAG GCAAAACCTTGAAGTTCCCACTGGGGCCCATTATagctggggtggtggtggtggcccTTACTGcactttttgctgttgtttccagGTGGAAGAAAATCACAAAG TGCTGCAAGTAA